GTATTCAGTAAATTAGAACATGAAGCCACGAGTTTACATTGAAACAACTATTCCAAGCTTTTCCTCTGAAAATAAGTTCGTCGTTGCGCCTTATCGGGTGCCGCGCCCGGCATGGGCCATTACCACGAAAAAGCCGTAGCGCAGGCTTCCAGCCTGCATGCAGACAAGATGTCTGCGCTACATTTTCATCGTGATGGGTGTGCAAACGTACATGACAATTACCATGAAGATCGCAAAGAAACTTTCGTTGTGGCACGCAGGCAATGGACGCGCCAATGGTGGGATAAGCATCGTCATCTCTATGACCTTGTCAGTAGCCAAGCCGTTCTTAATGAGCTCCGTGCCGGCGACTATTCAAAAAAACAGAAATGTATTGCATTGCTGAATGATATTGATTTCATTCCTATTGTGCCGCAGATGACGA
The sequence above is drawn from the candidate division KSB1 bacterium genome and encodes:
- a CDS encoding type II toxin-antitoxin system VapC family toxin produces the protein MGHYHEKAVAQASSLHADKMSALHFHRDGCANVHDNYHEDRKETFVVARRQWTRQWWDKHRHLYDLVSSQAVLNELRAGDYSKKQKCIALLNDIDFIPIVPQMTTIVQTYIRHKIMPNDAGGDALHLALASFDKCDMLLTWNCKHLANANKFGHIRYINNLLGLYVPVIVTPLELLGEIS